Proteins encoded together in one Cuculus canorus isolate bCucCan1 chromosome W, bCucCan1.pri, whole genome shotgun sequence window:
- the LOC128850197 gene encoding endogenous retrovirus group K member 5 Gag polyprotein-like, producing MPLKDHEQCNKRKQPIATEVCPWFPKDGTINIDTWNRVGDKIQGYYTVHGPEKVPIDAFTLWSLVKECLRGDTGDEKWETKNSQELTPDDWDNLEDQAARYHQDQEGIVLPVLKEIDSQTHAAQQPPVVLPAFRDGTWPPPPGPEELIFQQSPMQLALKKAREAGEILEGFQVYPVVQRQQATGALFNDYEPIPFKQLKELKIASAQYGPTAPFTVTILETIAAHTLPPSDWKSLAKAVLSGGEYLLWSSEYSEQCAFHAQTLECQQLGITYDILAGAGNFTALHQQLNFRPQAYDIIRQSGLIAWKRLPKSGTRKEELSKVKQGPDESYQDFVARLLQISSKLIEDSDAALILVKELAFENANSVCQSTLRPWKGRATLNDYVKLCADIGPSYVQGITLAAALKGQSIEQAMAVMRGGQKLRR from the exons atgcccttgaaggaccatgaacagtgcaATAAGAGGAAGCAACcgatagcaaca GAGGTTTGTCCATGGTTCCCCAAGGATGGTACAATCAATATAGACACTTGGAATAGAGTGGGGGACAAGATTCAAGGTTATTATACTGTTCATGGACCTGAAAAGGTCCCTATTGACGCTTTCACCTTATGGTCTCTAGTTAAAGAATGTCTAAGGGGAGACACGGGTGATGAAAAATGG GAAACTAAAAATAGTCAAGAATTAACCCCTGATGATTGGGACAACTTAGAAGATCAAGCTGCCCGCTACCACCAAGACCAGGAAGGCATAGTACTACCAGTCTTGAAAGAGATAGATAGTCAAACCCACGCTGCACAACAGCCCCCGGTAGTATTACCAGCCTTTAGAGACGGTACATGGCCACCACCTCCTGGTCCTGAAGAGTTAATTTTTCAGCAGTCACCCATGCAATTAGCCTTAAAAAAGGCTAGAGAGGCAGGAGAAATTCTTGAAGGATTTCAAGTATATCCTGTCGTGCAAAGACAACAAGCGACAGGAGCATTATTTAACGATTATGAGCCTATTCCGTTTAAACAAttgaaagagttaaaaattgCAAGTGCTCAGTATGGCCCAACCGCACCTTTTACCGTAACGATTCTTGAAACGATTGCTGCGCATACTCTCCCCCCTTCAGATTGGAAAAGTTTAGCAAAAGCAGTCTTAAGTGGAGGTGAATATCTCCTCTGGTCTTCAGAATATTCTGAACAGTGTGCTTTTCATGCACAAACTCTAGAATGCCAACAGTTAGGTATAACATATGACATTTTGGCAGGAGCAGGAAATTTCACTGCCCTACATCAACAGTTAAATTTTAGACCGCAAGCCTATGATATAATTCGACAGTCTGGGCTTATAGCCTGGAAAAGGCTTCCAAAATcaggaacaagaaaagaagagttaTCAAAAGTCAAACAAGGACCAGATGAGTCATATCAAGATTTTGTAGCTAGATTGTTACAAATATCATCCAAATTGATAGAGGATTCTGATGCAGCCCTGATTTTAGTAAAAGAACTAGCTTTTGAAAATGCCAACTCTGTTTGCCAATCAACATTAAGACCATGGAAAGGAAGGGCCACTCTCAATGACTATGTAAAGCTGTGTGCAGACATTGGACCGAGTTATGTACAAGGGATTACTTTAGCAGCAGCCCTTAAAGGACAATCAATTGAACAAGCAATGGCAGTGATGAGAGGGGGACAAAAGCTGAGA AGATAA